Proteins co-encoded in one Prunus persica cultivar Lovell chromosome G6, Prunus_persica_NCBIv2, whole genome shotgun sequence genomic window:
- the LOC109949591 gene encoding uncharacterized protein LOC109949591: MAPAPPQAGTEPPEDPREESIAPQAEPMEDLELVTLHDDIPDRQVRIGTSISPELRSDLVALLRLNSEVFAWSYNDMPGISPDIISHGLSVNPAVRPVRQKRRAYKGDHASAVSSVLIRSRNNAEHPVHYVSKALQDAEVRYPDIEKLAFALVVSARRLRPYFQAHTIHVLTNQPLRQVLQNPETSGRLVKWAIELGEFDIHYKPRPAMRGQAVADFLSEFTEPQASAAFQPITEPNPPLSQNQTPTEGNLDLTQPLWTLFVDGSSNAQGCGAGLVLISPDKVALEYALRFKFQASNNEAEYEALLAGLRLAKEMDARQIQIFSDSQLVVHQVNQDFTAKDASMTAYLQHARHLLATFHAHSIKQVPRSENSHADALARLASALEQGMGRHIHIEFLAQPSTQAPLICTIDHSPTWIDPILQFLQNQTLPANPAEARRVRHRSARYLIINGSLYKRGFSLPYLRCLTPEEGHYVLREIHEGICGNHSGARSLAHKAIRQGYFWPSLHIDAQEFTQKCDKCQRFANIPQLPAEPLTAIVSPWPFAQWGLDLIGPMPEGKGQVKYAVVAIDYFTKWAEAEALATITAARIESFVWQNIVCRFGIPNSIVTNNGRQFDNAKFKQFCSNLKICLCFASPAHPQSNGQVEAVNKIIKKTLKTKLDKAKGCWPELLPEVLWSYRTTFRTSTGEAPFSLSFGTEAVAPVEIGQPTYRTSILRCNGQ, translated from the exons ATGGCTCCCGCCCCTCCTCAAGCTGGCACAGAACCACCTGAAGACCCAAGGGAGGAGTCCATCGCACCACAGGCCGAACCCATGGAGGACCTGGAGCTGGTTACCCTCCATGACGATATCCCGGATCGACAAGTCCGGATCGGCACCTCCATCTCGCCAGAGCTTCGCTCCGACCTGGTCGCCCTCCTCCGCCTCAACTCCGAAGTCTTCGCATGGTCCTACaatgacatgcctggcatatCACCAGACATCATATCTCATGGGCTTAGCGTCAATCCTGCCGTCAGACCAGTCCGACAGAAGCGTCGCGCTTATAAAGGGGATCACG CTTCGGCTGTTAGCTCTGTGCTCATCCGATCAAGAAATAACGCGGAACACCCAGTGCATTATGTCAGTAAAGCATTGCAAGATGCCGAAGTTCGGTACCCGGACATCGAAAAATTGGCGTTCGCCCTGGTCGTCTCGGCAAGACGCCTCCGACCATATTTCCAGGCTCACACCATCCATGTCTTAACCAACCAACCGCTCCGACAGGTGTTGCAGAACCCAGAAACTTCCGGGAGGCTGGTCAAATGGGCCATTGAACTGGGCGAGTTTGATATTCATTACAAACCCCGCCCGGCTATGAGGGGCCAGGCCGTTGCTGACTTCCTATCCGAATTCACGGAGCCTCAAGCTTCGGCAGCTTTCCAGCCCATAACCGAACCCAATCCCCCTCTCAGCCAGAACCAAACCCCCACCGAAGGCAATCTCGACCTAACCCAGCCCCTATGGACCTTATTCGTAGACGGCTCTTCTAATGCCCAGGGCTGTGGGGCCGGCCTCGTTCTCATCTCCCCAGACAAGGTTGCCCTCGAGTACGCTCTtcgcttcaaattccaagcctCCAACAATGAGGCCGAATATGAAGCACTCTTAGCTGGTCTTCGATTAGCCAAAGAGATGGACGCCAGGCAAATTCAGATATTCAGCGATTCACAACTCGTGGTCCACCAGGTCAACCAGGACTTCACGGCTAAGGATGCCTCTATGACGGCCTACCTCCAGCACGCTCGGCACTTGCTGGCGACCTTCCACGCCCACTCTATCAAGCAAGTGCCACGCTCCGAGAATAGCCATGCCGATGCACTAGCCAGGTTGGCATCAGCCTTGGAGCAAGGAATGGGTCGCCACATCCACATCGAGTTTTTGGCCCAGCCCAGCACACAAGCCCCACTCATCTGCACTATTGATCACAGCCCTACATGGATTGACCCCATCCTCCAGTTCTTACAGAACCAAACACTACCGGCTAATCCGGCAGAAGCACGACGCGTTCGCCATCGCTCTGCCCGTTACCTGATCATTAACGGCTCCTTATACAAGCGGGGTTTCAGCCTTCCTTACCTCCGATGTCTGACTCCAGAGGAGGGTCACTATGTCCTCCGAGAAATCCATGAAGGCATATGCGGTAACCACTCGGGCGCACGCTCGCTGGCCCATAAGGCAATCCGCCAAGGATACTTCTGGCCATCGCTCCACATTGACGCCCAAGAATTCACCCAGAAATGCGACAAGTGTCAGCGATTTGCCAACATTCCACAACTCCCGGCTGAACCGTTGACTGCCATCGTCAGCCCTTGGCCATTTGCCCAATGGGGACTGGATCTCATTGGACCTATGCCAGAGGGCAAGGGCCAAGTCAAGTATGCAGTTGTGGCCAtagactacttcaccaagtggGCTGAGGCCGAGGCCTTGGCCACCATCACTGCGGCTCGCATCGAATCCTTTGTATGGCAAAACATCGTATGTCGCTTCGGCATCCCCAACTCCATCGTCACCAACAATGGCCGGCAATTTGACAACGCCAAATTCAAGCAATTTTGTTCCAACCTCAAGATTTGTCTGTGTTTCGCCTCCCCAGCCCATCCTCAGTCCAATGGCCAGGTCGAAGCCgtgaacaaaattatcaagaagACCCTCAAGACAAAACTTGACAAAGCCAAGGGCTGCTGGCCAGAACTGCTCCCAGAAGTACTCTGGTCCTACCGCACTACCTTCCGCACATCCACGGGTGAAGCGCCGTTCTCCCTATCATTTGGAACCGAGGCCGTGGCTCCGGTAGAGATTGGCCAGCCCACATACCGAACCTCCATCTTACGATGCAACGGCCAATGA
- the LOC109949592 gene encoding uncharacterized protein LOC109949592, which produces MAGIIRGSTKVAVDIDEAEMQKRLRESRAKKVEKIAGKRPRDDDEGRVAEVLGKRKALEEAHQHVMGSGPRLPPFDLQAPPKLPFGMEDVFAEGVEKVDFVRLRQQKKEVNLAMHRQEVPLVNVFLEGVKSDPEALARTPASSFIDRAQKTILTSAYAFGEMYVSMAKADKEIQRLKRRDELAKSKMAEAQEAIREKNALLVQKAALAKEVEELKRSRAEEVAAARVEAIESFRSSEELKSYIMDRLVDEQLRWEDRLVRFNPSMEINFDTSGEPPAQTPPADASAPTPEAEPATEDAPSTES; this is translated from the exons A TGGCTGGCATCATAAGGGGGAGTACGAAGGTGGCCGTAGACATTGATGAGGCCGAGATGCAGAAGCGGCTGAGGGAGTCTCGGGCCAAGAAGGTTGAGAAGATTGCTGGAAAACGACCcagggatgatgatgagggtcGGGTCGCGGAAGTGCTGGGGAAGAGGAAAGCCTTGGAGGAGGCTCATCAGCATGTGATGGGGTCAGGGCCAAGACTTCCGCCCTTTGATCTGCAGGCACCGCCGAAGCTACCCTTCGGCATGGAGGACGTGTTCGCTGAAGGGGTAGAGAAGGTAGACTTCGTCAGGCTACGCCAGCAGAAGAAGGAGGTCAACCTGGCCATGCACCGGCAGGAGGTGCCTTTAGTGAACGTCTTCCTGGAAGGCGTGAAGAGCGACCCTGAGGCTCTGGCGAGGACCCCAGCTTCTTCCTTCATTGACCGGGCCCAAAAGACGATCCTCACCTCTGCCTAT gcctTTGGCGAGATGTACGTCAGCATGGCCAAGGCTGACAAGGAGATCCAGAGGCTGAAGAGGCGGGATGAGCTAGCCAAGAGCAAAATGGCGGAGGCGCAGGAGGCCATCCGAGAGAAGAACGCCTTGCTGGTTCAAAAGGCGGCCCTGGccaaggaggtggaggagctgAAGAGATCGAGGGCTGAAGAGGTGGCTGCTGCCCGAGTCGAGGCGATTGAGTCCTTCCGATCCTCGGAGGAGCTGAAGAGCTATATCATGGACCGACTGGTTGATGAGCAGCTTCGCTGGGAAGATAGGTTGGTTAGGTTCAACCCCTCGATGGAGATTAACTTTGACACCAGTGGCGAGCCACCTGCACAGACCCCTCCTGCTGATGCTAGCGCCCCGACACCAGAGGCTGAGCCGGCTACTGAGGATGCCCCGTCGACCGAGTCTTGA
- the LOC18775540 gene encoding MLO-like protein 1 isoform X1, which translates to MASGETTLEYTPTWVVAAVCSVVMLISLAVERVLYYTDKYLKKKTQKPVFEALQKIKQELLLGLIALLLTTFQDRLGKICITEKQASQWLPCKKQDMSTSTTAPRYCSEGKVPLLSAVAWHHLHIFIFVLAAVHATFCVLTILFAKAKMSQWKHWEDSIKRDYHPEEVLKRKVIAVRDHVFVRSRVLGFGRNSDFIGWLFAFLKQFYGSVSKEDYLTMRQGFVQTHCRGNPKFNFHKYMIRALAADFKSVVGISWYLWIFVVIFLLLNVWGWHSYFWIAFIPLILLLAVGTKLEHVITQLANEVAEKHVAIEGDLVVQPSDNQFWFHRPRLILFLIHIILFQNSFQLAYFFWLWYQYSFDSCIMGKVAYIIPRLIIGAFIQFVCSYSTFPLYAIVTQMGSSFKKAIFEEHIQEGLIGWARSAKRNKPLRRVDPKEACATVNESSVEVGTTGEIEPEPPLRSPK; encoded by the exons ATGGCGTCGGGAGAAACAACCTTGGAGTACACGCCGACATGGGTGGTGGCTGCGGTGTGCAGTGTCGTAATGCTCATCTCTCTAGCGGTCGAGAGAGTCCTTTACTACACTGACAAG TATCTCAAGAAAAAGACCCAGAAACCTGTCTTTGAGGCCTTGCAGAAGATCAAACAAG AATTGCTTTTGGGGCTTATAGCACTGCTGCTGACGACGTTCCAAGACCGTTTAGGAAAAATCTGCATAACGGAGAAACAGGCCAGCCAATGGCTGCCTTGTAAGAAACAAGACATGAGTACTAGTACTACTGCTCCTCGCTACTGTTCAGAG GGGAAGGTCCCATTGTTATCCGCCGTTGCATGGCATCATCTTCATATCTTCATCTTTGTGCTAGCTGCGGTGCATGCAACTTTCTGTGTGCTAACCATTCTTTTTGCAAAGGCAAAG ATGAGTCAATGGAAACATTGGGAGGATTCTATCAAAAGGGATTACCATCCAGAAGAAG TTTTGAAAAGGAAGGTCATTGCCGTCCGTGATCATGTTTTTGTCAGGAGTCGCGTTCTGGGTTTTGGAAGGAACTCAGATTTCATAGGTTGGTTG TTTGCATTTTTGAAACAATTTTATGGGTCTGTGAGCAAAGAAGATTATTTGACAATGCGACAGGGCTTCGTTCAG ACCCATTGCAGGGGAAATCCGAAATTTAATTTCCACAAGTATATGATACGTGCCCTTGCAGCAGATTTTAAGAGTGTAGTAGGAATAAG CTGGTATCTTTGGATCTTTGTGGTCATCTTCTTGTTGCTGAATGTCTGGG GTTGGCATTCCTATTTTTGGATAGCTTTCATTCCCTTAATT CTATTACTTGCTGTTGGCACTAAGTTGGAGCATGTTATTACTCAATTGGCCAATGAGGTTGCTGAGAAGCACGTTGCAATCGAAGGGGACTTGGTTGTTCAACCTTCAGATAATCAGTTTTGGTTCCACAGGCCCAGACTGATTCTCTTCCTGATACATATCATCTTGTTCCAAAATTCTTTTCAACTGGCATATTTCTTCTGGTTATGG TATCAATATTCAtttgattcctgcataatggGGAAAGTCGCTTATATTATCCCAAGACTCATTATTGG AGCATTCATTCAGTTCGTCTGCAGTTACAGTACCTTCCCGTTGTATGCAATCGTCACACAG ATGGGAAGTTCATTCAAGAAGGCCATATTTGAAGAACATATACAAGAGGGCCTTATTGGATGGGCTCGGTCAGCGAAAAGGAACAAGCCGTTGAGACGTGTAGATCCCAAAGAGGCTTGTGCGACAGTTAATGAGTCGTCAGTGGAAGTTGGCACCACAGGAGAAATTGAGCCTGAACCGCCACTGAGGTCACCCAAATGA
- the LOC18775540 gene encoding MLO-like protein 1 isoform X2, with protein MASGETTLEYTPTWVVAAVCSVVMLISLAVERVLYYTDKYLKKKTQKPVFEALQKIKQELLLGLIALLLTTFQDRLGKICITEKQASQWLPCKKQDMSTSTTAPRYCSEGKVPLLSAVAWHHLHIFIFVLAAVHATFCVLTILFAKAKMSQWKHWEDSIKRDYHPEEVLKRKVIAVRDHVFVRSRVLGFGRNSDFIGWLFAFLKQFYGSVSKEDYLTMRQGFVQTHCRGNPKFNFHKYMIRALAADFKSVVGISWYLWIFVVIFLLLNVWGWHSYFWIAFIPLILLLAVGTKLEHVITQLANEVAEKHVAIEGDLVVQPSDNQFWFHRPRLILFLIHIILFQNSFQLAYFFWLWSIHSVRLQLQYLPVVCNRHTDGKFIQEGHI; from the exons ATGGCGTCGGGAGAAACAACCTTGGAGTACACGCCGACATGGGTGGTGGCTGCGGTGTGCAGTGTCGTAATGCTCATCTCTCTAGCGGTCGAGAGAGTCCTTTACTACACTGACAAG TATCTCAAGAAAAAGACCCAGAAACCTGTCTTTGAGGCCTTGCAGAAGATCAAACAAG AATTGCTTTTGGGGCTTATAGCACTGCTGCTGACGACGTTCCAAGACCGTTTAGGAAAAATCTGCATAACGGAGAAACAGGCCAGCCAATGGCTGCCTTGTAAGAAACAAGACATGAGTACTAGTACTACTGCTCCTCGCTACTGTTCAGAG GGGAAGGTCCCATTGTTATCCGCCGTTGCATGGCATCATCTTCATATCTTCATCTTTGTGCTAGCTGCGGTGCATGCAACTTTCTGTGTGCTAACCATTCTTTTTGCAAAGGCAAAG ATGAGTCAATGGAAACATTGGGAGGATTCTATCAAAAGGGATTACCATCCAGAAGAAG TTTTGAAAAGGAAGGTCATTGCCGTCCGTGATCATGTTTTTGTCAGGAGTCGCGTTCTGGGTTTTGGAAGGAACTCAGATTTCATAGGTTGGTTG TTTGCATTTTTGAAACAATTTTATGGGTCTGTGAGCAAAGAAGATTATTTGACAATGCGACAGGGCTTCGTTCAG ACCCATTGCAGGGGAAATCCGAAATTTAATTTCCACAAGTATATGATACGTGCCCTTGCAGCAGATTTTAAGAGTGTAGTAGGAATAAG CTGGTATCTTTGGATCTTTGTGGTCATCTTCTTGTTGCTGAATGTCTGGG GTTGGCATTCCTATTTTTGGATAGCTTTCATTCCCTTAATT CTATTACTTGCTGTTGGCACTAAGTTGGAGCATGTTATTACTCAATTGGCCAATGAGGTTGCTGAGAAGCACGTTGCAATCGAAGGGGACTTGGTTGTTCAACCTTCAGATAATCAGTTTTGGTTCCACAGGCCCAGACTGATTCTCTTCCTGATACATATCATCTTGTTCCAAAATTCTTTTCAACTGGCATATTTCTTCTGGTTATGG AGCATTCATTCAGTTCGTCTGCAGTTACAGTACCTTCCCGTTGTATGCAATCGTCACACAG ATGGGAAGTTCATTCAAGAAGGCCATATTTGA
- the LOC18773130 gene encoding tRNA dimethylallyltransferase 2 isoform X1, with protein MERGVASIETQRTQNPGPNEEKPKVVVIMGPTGSGKSKLAIDLASYFPIEVINADSMQVYNGLDVLTNKVPLHEQKGVPHHLLGTVSPNVEFTAKDFRDFSIPLIDDILSRNCLPVIVGGTNYYIQALVSPFLLDDTVEDMDESYIGDQPGDGEPQADLVAEVDSSSYNYDHLKGIDPIAANRIHPNNHRKISQYLSLYAHHGVLPSQLLQGKAAENWGRVDNFRYNCCFICVDASLPVLDQFVEQRVDCMIDAGLLNEVYEIFTRNADYTRGLRQAIGVREFEIFLRAYITEANDEAHNLIDESMSLTSVDLPDKILKENMRVILKSISDSQPKIALNEAIDKMKMNTRRLVRRQKRRINRLEALFGWNIHFLDATKFILCKSDDTWAAEVVGPAVEMIRSFLNRDASSVPDLDTSNSSGMNVIQRDLWAQYTCKACGDKILRGAHEWEQHKQGRGHRKRISRLKKSQGFFSMEQQRPPQHRGSS; from the exons atggagagaggCGTTGCTTCCATTGAAACGcagagaacccaaaaccctggACCCAATGAAGAGAAGCCGAAGGTGGTGGTGATAATGGGACCCACAGGCTCAGGGAAGTCCAAGCTGGCCATTGATTTGGCATCCTACTTCCCCATCGAGGTCATCAACGCTGATTCCATGCAGGTCTACAATGGTCTGGATGTTCTCACCAACAAGGTTCCACTGCATGAACAAAAAG GAGtgcctcatcatcttcttggGACTGTAAGCCCAAACGTGGAGTTCACAGCTAAAGATTTCAGGGACTTTTCCATTCCT CTCATCGATGACATCTTGTCTCGCAACTGCTTGCCAGTCATAGTTGGGGGCACAAATTACTATATCCAG GCTCTTGTTAGTCCATTCCTTCTAGATGACACAGTAGAAGATATGGATGAAAGCTATATAGGTGATCAACCAG GAGATGGAGAACCACAGGCTGACCTAGTTGCTGAAGTAGACAGTTCCAGTTATAATTATGACCATCTTAAAGGCATTGATCCAATTGCAGCAAACAGAATCCATCCAAATAACCATAGAAAA ATTAGTCAGTACCTTAGTCTGTATGCTCATCATGGCGTTCTCCCTAGCCAACTTCTTCAGGGAAAGGCTGCTGAA AACTGGGGTCGAGTTGATAATTTCAGATACAATTGCTGTTTTATATGCGTGGATGCTTCTCTCCCTGTGCTGGACCAATTTGTGGAACAAAGAGTAGATTGCATGATTGATGCTGGTTTGCTTAATGAAGTCTATGAAATTTTCACTCGGAATGCAGATTATACTCGAGGTCTGCGGCAGGCCATTGGGGTTCGggagtttgaaatttttttgagagCTTACATTACTGAAGCCAATGATGAAGCACATAATTTGATAGATGAGTCGATGTCCTTGACGTCAGTAGACCTGCCTGATAAGATACTGAAGGAGAACATGAGGGTAATCCTTAAGTCCATCAGTGACAGCCAACCCAAAATTGCGCTAAACGAAGCTAttgataaaatgaaaatgaacacCCGAAGACTAGTTCGTCGTCAG AAACGAAGGATAAACCGACTGGAGGCATTGTTTGGATGGAACATACATTTCCTTGATGCAACGAAATTCATATTAT GCAAATCAGATGATACATGGGCTGCAGAAGTGGTTGGACCTGCAGTGGAAATGATTAGATCTTTCCTTAATCGGGATGCGAGTTCGGTGCCTGATTTGGATACCTCAAACAGCAGTGGGATGAATGTGATTCAGAGGGACTTATGGGCTCAGTATACATGCAAG GCTTGTGGTGACAAGATCCTCAGGGGAGCACACGAGTGGGAACAACACAAGCAGGGTCGTGGCCATCGCAAACGAATTTCTCGGCTAAAAAAGTCTCAAGGATTTTTCTCAATGGAGCAGCAGCGGCCGCCTCAACATAGAGGCAGTAGTTAG
- the LOC18773130 gene encoding tRNA dimethylallyltransferase 2 isoform X2: MERGVASIETQRTQNPGPNEEKPKVVVIMGPTGSGKSKLAIDLASYFPIEVINADSMQVYNGLDVLTNKVPLHEQKGVPHHLLGTVSPNVEFTAKDFRDFSIPLIDDILSRNCLPVIVGGTNYYIQALVSPFLLDDTVEDMDESYIGDQPGDGEPQADLVAEVDSSSYNYDHLKGIDPIAANRIHPNNHRKISQYLSLYAHHGVLPSQLLQGKAAEVYYTRGLRQAIGVREFEIFLRAYITEANDEAHNLIDESMSLTSVDLPDKILKENMRVILKSISDSQPKIALNEAIDKMKMNTRRLVRRQKRRINRLEALFGWNIHFLDATKFILCKSDDTWAAEVVGPAVEMIRSFLNRDASSVPDLDTSNSSGMNVIQRDLWAQYTCKACGDKILRGAHEWEQHKQGRGHRKRISRLKKSQGFFSMEQQRPPQHRGSS; the protein is encoded by the exons atggagagaggCGTTGCTTCCATTGAAACGcagagaacccaaaaccctggACCCAATGAAGAGAAGCCGAAGGTGGTGGTGATAATGGGACCCACAGGCTCAGGGAAGTCCAAGCTGGCCATTGATTTGGCATCCTACTTCCCCATCGAGGTCATCAACGCTGATTCCATGCAGGTCTACAATGGTCTGGATGTTCTCACCAACAAGGTTCCACTGCATGAACAAAAAG GAGtgcctcatcatcttcttggGACTGTAAGCCCAAACGTGGAGTTCACAGCTAAAGATTTCAGGGACTTTTCCATTCCT CTCATCGATGACATCTTGTCTCGCAACTGCTTGCCAGTCATAGTTGGGGGCACAAATTACTATATCCAG GCTCTTGTTAGTCCATTCCTTCTAGATGACACAGTAGAAGATATGGATGAAAGCTATATAGGTGATCAACCAG GAGATGGAGAACCACAGGCTGACCTAGTTGCTGAAGTAGACAGTTCCAGTTATAATTATGACCATCTTAAAGGCATTGATCCAATTGCAGCAAACAGAATCCATCCAAATAACCATAGAAAA ATTAGTCAGTACCTTAGTCTGTATGCTCATCATGGCGTTCTCCCTAGCCAACTTCTTCAGGGAAAGGCTGCTGAAGTGT ATTATACTCGAGGTCTGCGGCAGGCCATTGGGGTTCGggagtttgaaatttttttgagagCTTACATTACTGAAGCCAATGATGAAGCACATAATTTGATAGATGAGTCGATGTCCTTGACGTCAGTAGACCTGCCTGATAAGATACTGAAGGAGAACATGAGGGTAATCCTTAAGTCCATCAGTGACAGCCAACCCAAAATTGCGCTAAACGAAGCTAttgataaaatgaaaatgaacacCCGAAGACTAGTTCGTCGTCAG AAACGAAGGATAAACCGACTGGAGGCATTGTTTGGATGGAACATACATTTCCTTGATGCAACGAAATTCATATTAT GCAAATCAGATGATACATGGGCTGCAGAAGTGGTTGGACCTGCAGTGGAAATGATTAGATCTTTCCTTAATCGGGATGCGAGTTCGGTGCCTGATTTGGATACCTCAAACAGCAGTGGGATGAATGTGATTCAGAGGGACTTATGGGCTCAGTATACATGCAAG GCTTGTGGTGACAAGATCCTCAGGGGAGCACACGAGTGGGAACAACACAAGCAGGGTCGTGGCCATCGCAAACGAATTTCTCGGCTAAAAAAGTCTCAAGGATTTTTCTCAATGGAGCAGCAGCGGCCGCCTCAACATAGAGGCAGTAGTTAG
- the LOC109949593 gene encoding two-component response regulator ARR17-like, with the protein MAAVSASPPSSSAAASMGLDSGDKVPHVLAVDDSFVDRKIIERLLTHSSCKVTTAENAHGALELLGLADGQQNFSNTVSNVNMIITDYCMPGMTGYELLKKIKESPKVKQIPVIVVSSENIPTRIEKCLEEGAEEFLLKPLRLSDVKKLRCHLTSNAGNSSDEGLICVGR; encoded by the exons ATGGCTGCTGTTTCTGCTtctcctccttcttcttctgctgcaGCATCAATGGGGTTGGACAGTGGTGATAAAGTACCTCATGTTTTGGCTGTTGATGATAGTTTTGTGGACCGCAAAATCATTGAAAGGTTACTCACCCACTCCTCTTGCAAAG TAACCACAGCAGAGAACGCACATGGAGCATTGGAACTCTTGGGCCTGGCAGACGGGCAACAAAACTTTAGCAACACC GTTTCAAATGTAAACATGATAATCACGGATTACTGTATGCCAGGAATGACAGGGTATGAgcttctaaaaaaaattaag GAATCGCCAAAAGTGAAGCAGATACCAGTAATTGTTGTTTCATCTGAGAACATACCCACCAGAATTGAGAA GTGCCTTGAGGAAGGAGCTGAGGAGTTCTTGCTGAAGCCTCTCCGGCTATCGGATGTTAAGAAATTGAGATGCCATTTGACGTCGAATGCCGGAAACAGTAGTGATGAAGGGCTGATTTGTGTAGGAAGATGA